The sequence GCTGGTCGCTCGGGTGCAGCAGGTTGTGCTCCTCGGCCTCGATCGCGTCCCGGCGCAGCTCGGTCCACGAGGTGACCGACCAGACGTCGGCGCTCACGCCCCAGTCCTGGGCGAGCAGCTCCTGCGCCTTGAGCGCCCAGCGCATACCGGTGCCGGACGCCAGGATCTGCGCCTTCGGGCCGTCCAGCGCGGGGCCCTCGGAGAACCGGTAGATGCCCTTGAGCAGGCCCTCCACGTCGACGTCCGCGGGCTCGGCGGGCTGGACGGCCGGCTCGTTGTAGATGGTGAGGTAGTAGAAGATGTTCTCCTGCTTCTCGCCGTACATCCGGTGCAGGCCGTTCTCGATGATGTGCGCGATCTCGAACGCGAACGCCGGATCGTACGCCACCACGGCCGGGTTGGTCGCCGCGATCAGCAGCGAGTGCCCGTCCTCGTGCTGCAGGCCCTCACCGTTGAGCGTGGTGCGCCCGGCGGTGGCGCCGAGCAGGAAGCCGCGCGTCATCTGGTCGGCGGCCGCCCACAGCTCGTCGGCGGTGCGCTGGAAGCCGAACATCGAGTAGAAGATGTAGAGCGGGATCATCGGCTCGTCGTGCGTCGCGTACGACGTGCCGGCCGCGATGAAGCTCGCCGTCGAACCCGCCTCGTTGATGCCCTCGTGCAGGATCTGGCCGGTCGTGGCCTCCTTGTAGGACAGGAACAGCTCCCGGTCCACCGAGGTGTACGTCTGGCCGTGCGGCGAGTAGATCTTCTTCGTCGGGAAGAGCGAGTCCATGCCGAAGGTGCGGGCCTCGTCCGGGATGATCGGCACCCACCGGGCGCCGAACTCCTTGTCCTTCATGAGGTCCTTGAGCAGGCGGACGAAGGCCATCGTGGTGGCGACCTTCTGCTTGCCGCTGCCGCGCTTGATGTCGCCGAACACCTTTGAGTCCGGGATCGCCAGCGACTTGGCCTTGGTGCGCCGGGACGGCACGTAACCGCCCAGCTCGCGGCGGCGCTCCTGCATGTACTGGTATTCGTCGGACTTCTCGCCGGGGTGGTAGTACGGCGGGAGGTACGGGTTCTCCTCGAGCTGCTTGTCGCTGATGTCGAGGTAGAGCCGGTCCCGGAAGCCCTTGAGGTCCTCCAGGGTCAGCTTCTTCATCTGGTGGGTGGCGTTGCGGGCCTCGAAGTGCGAGCCCAGCGTCCAGCCCTTGATCGTCTTGGCGAGGATCACCGTCGGCTGACCGGTGTGCTCCACGGCCGCCTTGTACGCCGCGTAGAGCTTGCGGTAGTCGTGACCGCCGCGCTTGAGGTTCCAGATCTCGTCGTCGGTCATGCCCTCGACGAGCTTGCGGGTGCGCGGGTCACGGCCGAAGAAGTGCTCGCGGACGTACGCCCCGGACTCGCCCTTGTAGGTCTGGTAGTCGCCGTCCGGCGTGACGTTCATCAGGTTGACCAGCGCGCCGTCGGTGTCCGCGGCCAGCAGCGGGTCCCACTCGCGGCCCCAGACCACCTTGATGACGTTCCACCCGGCGCCGCGGAAGAAGGACTCCAGCTCCTGGATGACCTTGCCGTTGCCGCGCACCGGACCGTCGAGCCGCTGCAGGTTGCAGTTGACCACGAAGGTGAGGTTGTCGAGCTCCTCGCGGGCCGCCAGGCCGATCGCGCCGAGCGACTCGACCTCGTCCATCTCGCCGTCGCCGAGGAACGCCCAGACGTTCTGCTGGCTGGTGTCCTTGATGCCGCGGTTGTGCAGGTAGCGGTTGTACCGCGCCTGGTAGATCGCGTTCATCGGGCCCAGGCCCATGCTGACGGTCGGGAACTCCCAGAAGTTCGGCATCAACCGCGGGTGCGGGTACGACGGCAGACCGCCGCCCGGGTGGCTCAGCTCCTGCCGGAAGCCGTCGAGCTGGTCGGTGCTCAGCCGGCCCTCCAGGTACGCCCGGGCGTACATGCCCGGGGACGCGTGGCCCTGGAAGAAGATCTGATCGCCGCCGCCCGGGTGGTCCTTGCCCCGGAAGAAGTGGTTCATGCCCACCTCGTAGAGGCTGGCGCTGGACGCGTACGACGAGATGTGGCCTCCGACGCCGATCTCGGGACGCTGCGCGCGGTGCACCAGCATGGCGGCGTTCCACCGGATGTACGCCCGGATCCGCCGCTCGACGAACTCGTCCCCCGGGAACCACGGCTCCCGCTCCGGCGGGATCGTGTTGATGTAGTCGGTGGACGTCAGTGGCGGAACGCCCACCTGTCGTTCACGGGCGCGCTCCAGCAGGCGCAACATAACGTACCGGGCTCGTTTGGCGCCCCGCTCGTCGATGACTCCGTCGAGGGACTCGATCCATTCGTTTGTTTCCGAAGGGTCGATGTCCGGAAGCTGGCTCGGCAGGCCATCGCTGATCACCGGGCGCTTGCGCTCCGTGGCCACAGGCAATCCTCTTGGTTGAGTGTCGGAACCGGTGCGATCCAGGTGGCGTATCGCCCGGAGGTCTCCATCCTGCCCCTTAACGGTGGGCGTCGTCACGCCTAACGGTCGGGGCAGCGATGCGCGACACACGTACTGACCAGTAACTTCGGGTGTCACCCGGTGAGGAACGAGAAACGGACCTGGCGAACCGGGTTGTCGCCGTTGGGATCCACCAGGCAGACCGACTGCCAGGTGCCGAACGCGATGCGCCCGCCGAACACCGGCAGGCTCGCGTACGGCGGGATCCAGGCCGGCAGCACGTGGTCCCGGCCGTGCCCGCGCGAGCCGTGCCGGTGCACCCACCGGTCCTGCGCCGGCAGCAGGTCGCCGATCGCGGTCAGCAGGTCCTCGTCCGAGCCGGCGCCGGTCTCGATCACCGCCAGCCCGGCGGTCGCGTGCGGCACGAACACGTGCAGCAGCCCGTCCGCGCCGCTCGCGTGCTCGCCGAGGAAGCGTTCCGCCTCGGCGGTGATGTCGACGACGGCCGGCGAGCTCCCGGTCCGTACGGTGATCACTTCGGTGCGCATCCGGCGAGCCTATGCGCACCGTTCCGGCGCCGGGCAGGCAGCCGCCGCGCCGGCCGGGACGCGGCGGGCGCCGGGTGTGCGGCGGCGCCGCGCCGGACCGTGTCGATCCCCGACCATGCCGATATCGCACCACCGCCCGGCCCGGCCGCGTCGGAAGATCGACAGGTGTGATCGGAATCCGGCGGGTGGCAGCGCTCGCCCGGGTCCGTAATGCTGGCTTCGTGACCACCCCGCAAAACCTCGACGAGCGGTTCCGCGATGCGGTCTCGGCCCTGCGGCCTCCGGAGCACCCACGGGCGCCCGGCGACCCGGTCCGTGACGGCGTCACGCTGACCGGCGCCCGCGCCCTGGA is a genomic window of Actinoplanes teichomyceticus ATCC 31121 containing:
- the aceE gene encoding pyruvate dehydrogenase (acetyl-transferring), homodimeric type is translated as MATERKRPVISDGLPSQLPDIDPSETNEWIESLDGVIDERGAKRARYVMLRLLERARERQVGVPPLTSTDYINTIPPEREPWFPGDEFVERRIRAYIRWNAAMLVHRAQRPEIGVGGHISSYASSASLYEVGMNHFFRGKDHPGGGDQIFFQGHASPGMYARAYLEGRLSTDQLDGFRQELSHPGGGLPSYPHPRLMPNFWEFPTVSMGLGPMNAIYQARYNRYLHNRGIKDTSQQNVWAFLGDGEMDEVESLGAIGLAAREELDNLTFVVNCNLQRLDGPVRGNGKVIQELESFFRGAGWNVIKVVWGREWDPLLAADTDGALVNLMNVTPDGDYQTYKGESGAYVREHFFGRDPRTRKLVEGMTDDEIWNLKRGGHDYRKLYAAYKAAVEHTGQPTVILAKTIKGWTLGSHFEARNATHQMKKLTLEDLKGFRDRLYLDISDKQLEENPYLPPYYHPGEKSDEYQYMQERRRELGGYVPSRRTKAKSLAIPDSKVFGDIKRGSGKQKVATTMAFVRLLKDLMKDKEFGARWVPIIPDEARTFGMDSLFPTKKIYSPHGQTYTSVDRELFLSYKEATTGQILHEGINEAGSTASFIAAGTSYATHDEPMIPLYIFYSMFGFQRTADELWAAADQMTRGFLLGATAGRTTLNGEGLQHEDGHSLLIAATNPAVVAYDPAFAFEIAHIIENGLHRMYGEKQENIFYYLTIYNEPAVQPAEPADVDVEGLLKGIYRFSEGPALDGPKAQILASGTGMRWALKAQELLAQDWGVSADVWSVTSWTELRRDAIEAEEHNLLHPSDQPRKPYIQQKLEAAQGPSVAVSDWMRAVPDLIARWVPNGYTSLGTDGFGMSDTRHALRRHFHVDGESVAVATLRELALRGKVPAHVPAEAAKKYAIDDVNAAPVGETGGDS
- a CDS encoding YjbQ family protein, with translation MRTEVITVRTGSSPAVVDITAEAERFLGEHASGADGLLHVFVPHATAGLAVIETGAGSDEDLLTAIGDLLPAQDRWVHRHGSRGHGRDHVLPAWIPPYASLPVFGGRIAFGTWQSVCLVDPNGDNPVRQVRFSFLTG